Proteins from a genomic interval of Siniperca chuatsi isolate FFG_IHB_CAS linkage group LG10, ASM2008510v1, whole genome shotgun sequence:
- the b4galt3 gene encoding beta-1,4-galactosyltransferase 3 isoform X1 produces MACCGRSLDSPCTLALLVGFQFAFVLYFSLGGFRGLVSVLVHTTEPEFDYSRPHDVYTNLSHLGVPPPPPRNSGTGPPATGPPLRDCQIPSPLLVGPVSVHLSSPLSLEEIRQRNPLVLPGGRYRPPDCEPRHHTAIVVPYRNRQTHLRALLYHLHPFLQRQQIHYSIYIVQQWGNGTFNRAKLLNAGVREALRDEDWSCIFLHDVDLLPENDHNTYTCHKQFPTHLSVAMDKFRYRLPYPQYFGGVSAVTPDQYMKMNGFPNQYWGWGGEDDDIAARVRLSGMKIMRPPVAIGHYKMIKHKGDRGNAQNPRRFDLLKRTRLNWRSDGLNSLTYELLSKELEPLFTNLTVNIGEDPHLPQGKAPIPLKTTTPVHQHSTSKTGGTAKEEKRQESKGALAVNMTVAKLVGEKTEPTQSKAANQTTQEKTGVMKQDEVYNKRTASHL; encoded by the exons ATGGCGTGCTGTGGGCGCTCTCTAGACTCCCCGTGCACACTAGCCTTGCTGGTGGGCTTCCAGTTTGCCTTTGTTCTCTATTTCTCCCTTGGGGGCTTCAGAGGCTTGGTGTCTGTCCTGGTGCACACCACAGAGCCAGAGTTTGATTACTCTCGGCCTCATGACGTCTATACCAACCTCAGTCATCTGGGAGTACCGCCTCCCCCGCCTCGCAACTCTGGCACTGGCCCCCCTGCCACGGGACCACCACTGAGAGACTGCCAGATCCCCTCCCCACTgctgg TTGGACCTGTGTCTGTccatctttcctctcctctgtccctgGAGGAGATCAGACAGAGAAACCCGTTAGTGTTGCCAGGTGGACGCTACCGGCCTCCAGACTGTGAACCCCGGCACCACACAGCGATAGTGGTACCGTATCGGAACCGGCAGACCCACCTCCGTGCTCTCCTCTACCACCTCCACCCCTTCCTGCAAAGACAGCAGATCCACTACAGCATCTATATAGTACAGCAG TGGGGGAACGGTACTTTTAACCGAGCCAAGCTGCTGAATGCTGGGGTACGGGAGGCCCTCAGAGATGAAGACTGGAGCTGCATCTTCCTGCATGATGTTGACCTGCTGCCTGAGAATGACCACAACACCTACACCTGCCACAAGCAGTTCCCCACACACCTGTCTGTGGCCATGGACAAGTTCAGATACAG GCTGCCGTACCCACAGTACTTTGGTGGGGTGTCTGCAGTGACCCCAGACCAGTACATGAAGATGAATGGCTTCCCTAACCAGTACTGGGGCTGGGGTGGAGAGGATGATGACATTGCTGCCAG AGTACGTCTGTCTGGCATGAAGATCATGCGCCCTCCAGTGGCCATTGGTCATTACAAGATGATCAAGCATAAAGGAGACAGAGGCAATGCGCAAAACCCACGCAG ATTTGACCTTCTGAAAAGGACCAGACTCAACTGGCGCTCTGACGGCCTCAACTCTCTGACCTACGAGCTCCTTTCCAAAGAGCTGGAGCCTCTCTTCACCAACCTCACTGTCAACATTGGAGAAGACCCCCATCTGCCCCAGGGGAAAGCACCCATCCCTTTGAAAACAACAACCCCTGTCCACCAACATAGCACCAGCAAGACCGGAGGCACAgcaaaagaggagaagaggcaAGAGAGCAAAGGGGctctggcagtaaatatgactGTGGCCAAGCTGGTTGGTGAAAAGACAGAACCTACCCAGTCAAAGGCAGCAAATCAAACAACACAGGAGAAGACAGGTGTGATGAAACAGGATGAGGTGTATAATAAAAGGACTGCATCACATCTGTAG
- the bgnb gene encoding biglycan b: MLPHCSLLLLLCVARLLSVSSALPFEQRGFWDFAMDSMDSGGMMTMMRDEEEGSAVEEILPPDIPMCPFGCHCQLRVVQCSDLGLTEVPKNIPRDTKFLDLQNNRITELKENDFKGLTNLYGLSLRNNLISKVHPKTFVPLKHMQKLYFSKNLLTTVPKNLPASLVEMRIHENRIKKVAAGAFAGLGNMNCIEMGANPIQNSGFEPGAFKGLKLNYLRISEAKLTGVPKDLPESLHELHLDHNEIQAVELEDLSRYKNLYRLGLGFNHIRNIENGSLSYLPRLRELHLDNNRLTRVPKGLPDMKYLQVVYLHSNNINQVGVDDFCPRGFGMKRTFYNGISLFANPVNYWEVQPATFRCVTDRLAIQFGNYKK; encoded by the exons ATGTTGCCACATTGCTCCCTCCTGCTGTTGCTATGCGTGGCCCGGCTGCTCTCCGTCTCCTCTGCCCTGCCCTTCGAGCAGAGAGGCTTCTGGGATTTTGCCATGGACAGTATGGACAGCGGCgggatgatgacaatgatgagaGATGAGGAAGAAGGCTCAGCCGTGGAGGAGATCCTGCCCCCTGACATACCCATGTGCCCCTTCGGCTGCCACTGTCAGCTCAGGGTCGTCCAGTGTTCTGACCTCG GTCTGACCGAGGTGCCAAAGAATATTCCTCGCGACACAAAGTTTCTGGACCTGCAGAACAACCGTATCACTGAGCTTAAAGAGAATGACTTCAAAGGCCTCACTAACTTATAT ggTCTGTCTCTGAGGAATAACCTTATttccaaagtccaccccaaaacATTTGTGCCTCTGAAGCACATGCAGAAGCTTTACTTCTCCAAGAATTTGCTGACCACTGTCCCCAAGAACTTGCCTGCCTCTCTGGTTGAGATGAGGATCCATGAGAACCGCATCAAGAAGGTGGCAGCTGGAGCTTTCGCAGGACTGGGCAACATGAACTGCATAG AAATGGGAGCAAACCCCATCCAGAACAGCGGTTTTGAGCCTGGAGCCTTCAAGGGACTGAAACTTAATTATCTGCGTATATCAGAGGCCAAACTGACTGGGGTGCCAAAAG ATCTCCCAGAGAGTCTCCATGAGCTTCATCTGGACCACAACGAGATCCAGGCTGTGGAACTGGAGGACCTGAGCCGCTACAAAAACCTGTACAG GTTGGGCCTTGGCTTTAACCATATCCGTAACATAGAGAACGGCAGTCTGTCTTACCTCCCCAGGCTGAGAGAGCTGCATCTGGACAACAACCGCCTCACTCGTGTTCCCAAAGGTCTCCCAGATATGAAATACCTACAG GTGGTGTACCTCCATTCCAACAACATCaaccaggtgggtgtggatgacTTCTGCCCTCGAGGATTTGGGATGAAGAGGACATTCTATAACGGCATCAGCCTGTTTGCTAACCCTGTCAACTACTGGGAGGTGCAGCCTGCCACGTTCCGCTGTGTCACTGACCGTCTGGCCATTCAGTTTGGCAACTACAAAAAGTAA
- the b4galt3 gene encoding beta-1,4-galactosyltransferase 3 isoform X2, translating into MACCGRSLDSPCTLALLVGFQFAFVLYFSLGGFRGLVSVLVHTTEPEFDYSRPHDVYTNLSHLGVPPPPPRNSGTGPPATGPPLRDCQIPSPLLVGPVSVHLSSPLSLEEIRQRNPLVLPGGRYRPPDCEPRHHTAIVVPYRNRQTHLRALLYHLHPFLQRQQIHYSIYIVQQWGNGTFNRAKLLNAGVREALRDEDWSCIFLHDVDLLPENDHNTYTCHKQFPTHLSVAMDKFRYRLPYPQYFGGVSAVTPDQYMKMNGFPNQYWGWGGEDDDIAARFDLLKRTRLNWRSDGLNSLTYELLSKELEPLFTNLTVNIGEDPHLPQGKAPIPLKTTTPVHQHSTSKTGGTAKEEKRQESKGALAVNMTVAKLVGEKTEPTQSKAANQTTQEKTGVMKQDEVYNKRTASHL; encoded by the exons ATGGCGTGCTGTGGGCGCTCTCTAGACTCCCCGTGCACACTAGCCTTGCTGGTGGGCTTCCAGTTTGCCTTTGTTCTCTATTTCTCCCTTGGGGGCTTCAGAGGCTTGGTGTCTGTCCTGGTGCACACCACAGAGCCAGAGTTTGATTACTCTCGGCCTCATGACGTCTATACCAACCTCAGTCATCTGGGAGTACCGCCTCCCCCGCCTCGCAACTCTGGCACTGGCCCCCCTGCCACGGGACCACCACTGAGAGACTGCCAGATCCCCTCCCCACTgctgg TTGGACCTGTGTCTGTccatctttcctctcctctgtccctgGAGGAGATCAGACAGAGAAACCCGTTAGTGTTGCCAGGTGGACGCTACCGGCCTCCAGACTGTGAACCCCGGCACCACACAGCGATAGTGGTACCGTATCGGAACCGGCAGACCCACCTCCGTGCTCTCCTCTACCACCTCCACCCCTTCCTGCAAAGACAGCAGATCCACTACAGCATCTATATAGTACAGCAG TGGGGGAACGGTACTTTTAACCGAGCCAAGCTGCTGAATGCTGGGGTACGGGAGGCCCTCAGAGATGAAGACTGGAGCTGCATCTTCCTGCATGATGTTGACCTGCTGCCTGAGAATGACCACAACACCTACACCTGCCACAAGCAGTTCCCCACACACCTGTCTGTGGCCATGGACAAGTTCAGATACAG GCTGCCGTACCCACAGTACTTTGGTGGGGTGTCTGCAGTGACCCCAGACCAGTACATGAAGATGAATGGCTTCCCTAACCAGTACTGGGGCTGGGGTGGAGAGGATGATGACATTGCTGCCAG ATTTGACCTTCTGAAAAGGACCAGACTCAACTGGCGCTCTGACGGCCTCAACTCTCTGACCTACGAGCTCCTTTCCAAAGAGCTGGAGCCTCTCTTCACCAACCTCACTGTCAACATTGGAGAAGACCCCCATCTGCCCCAGGGGAAAGCACCCATCCCTTTGAAAACAACAACCCCTGTCCACCAACATAGCACCAGCAAGACCGGAGGCACAgcaaaagaggagaagaggcaAGAGAGCAAAGGGGctctggcagtaaatatgactGTGGCCAAGCTGGTTGGTGAAAAGACAGAACCTACCCAGTCAAAGGCAGCAAATCAAACAACACAGGAGAAGACAGGTGTGATGAAACAGGATGAGGTGTATAATAAAAGGACTGCATCACATCTGTAG